A genomic segment from Corylus avellana chromosome ca5, CavTom2PMs-1.0 encodes:
- the LOC132180845 gene encoding eukaryotic translation initiation factor 1A: MPKNKGKGGKNRKRGKNEADDEKRELVFKEDGQEYAQVLRMLGNGRCEAMCIDGTKRLCHIRGKMHKKVWIAAGDIILVGLRDYQDDKADVILKYMPDEARLLKAYGELPESTRLNEGILDDEEDGGADDYIEFEDEDIDKI, encoded by the coding sequence ATGCCGAAGAACAAGGGAAAGGGAGGAAAGAATAGGAAGAGGGGAAAGAATGAAGCAGATGATGAAAAGCGTGAACTTGTGTTTAAGGAAGATGGGCAGGAGTATGCCCAAGTGCTTCGCATGCTGGGCAATGGCCGGTGTGAAGCAATGTGCATTGATGGCACCAAGCGTCTTTGCCATATCCGAGGGAAGATGCACAAGAAGGTCTGGATTGCAGCCGGTGATATCATCCTTGTTGGACTTCGTGACTACCAGGATGACAAGGCTGATGTGATCCTCAAGTACATGCCAGATGAAGCCAGGCTCCTGAAGGCATATGGTGAGCTTCCCGAGAGCACACGTCTCAATGAAGGAATCCTTGATGATGAAGAGGATGGTGGTGCTGATGACTATATTGAGTTTGAGGATGAAGATATTGATAAGATTTAG
- the LOC132180711 gene encoding 7-deoxyloganetin glucosyltransferase-like: MDSNMVKADKAHAVCIPCPVQSHIKAMLKFANLLHGKGFHITFVNTEFNHKRFLKSGGLNSLDGLPDFQFETIPDSLPPSDSNATQDIDALCKSIMENFLAPFSNILLKLNTTIASNNPPVTCIIADGFMAFTHTAARELGIPLVMLFTISACSLMGFMQFPFLRDKGLTPLKDESYLTNGYLDTVLDWVPGMREIRLRDLPTSIRTTDPNDAFFKMAADAVERAPKASGVVVHTFDALEQEVLDALSPMFPCVYAIGPQQLLLNHSSNDSLKSIGYSLWNEETECLDWLSFKAPNSVIYVNFGSIAVITPQQLAEFGWGLANSKLIFLWIIRLDLVVGDSLILLPEFVEETKGRGLISSWCPQEEVLNHSFIGGFLTHCGWNSITESVSAGVPMLCWPFFGDQQTNCKYVCNEWGIGMEICNGAKSGEVEKIVREFMDEKKNKEMKKKVMEWKKLAEEATGPHGSSSINLDKLVNEVLLLNL, from the exons ATGGATTCCAATATGGTAAAAGCTGATAAGGCTCATGCAGTTTGTATTCCATGCCCAGTTCAAAGCCACATAAAGGCAATGCTCAAATTTGCAAACCTTCTCCATGGCAAAGGTTTTCACATAACCTTTGTCAATACTGAGTTCAACCACAAACGTTTTCTGAAATCTGGAGGTCTCAACTCCTTAGATGGGTTGCCTGACTTCCAATTCGAAACCATTCCAGACAGCCTTCCTCCTTCGGATTCCAATGCTACCCAAGACATTGATGCTCTTTGCAAATCTATTATGGAAAACTTCTTGGCTCCATTTTCAAACATCCTCCTCAAACTCAACACTACAATCGCTTCAAACAATCCTCCAGTCACTTGCATTATTGCAGATGGTTTCATGGCATTCACTCACACTGCTGCTCGAGAGCTTGGAATCCCTCTTGTAATGCTCTTCACCATCTCTGCTTGCAGCTTAATGGGTTTTATGCAGTTTCCTTTTCTCAGGGACAAAGGCCTCACACCCCTTAAAG ATGAGAGTTATTTGACAAATGGGTACCTAGACACAGTTTTAGACTGGGTTCCAGGTATGAGAGAAATCCGATTGAGAGATCTCCCAACTTCTATTCGTACTACAGATCCAAATGATGCTTTCTTCAAAATGGCTGCTGATGCAGTAGAGAGAGCTCCTAAAGCTTCAGGAGTCGTTGTTCACACATTTGATGCATTAGAGCAGGAAGTTTTGGATGCTCTCTCCCCCATGTTTCCTTGTGTATATGCCATTGGCCCTCAACAACTACTACTCAATCACTCATCCAATGACTCTCTGAAATCAATTGGGTATAGTTTATGGAACGAAGAAACTGAGTGCCTCGATTGGCTTAGCTTTAAGGCACCCAACTCAGTGATTTATGTGAATTTTGGCAGCATTGCTGTCATTACACCACAACAACTAGCTGAGTTTGGTTGGGGACTTGCAAATAGCAAGCTCATTTTTTTATGGATAATTAGGCTTGATTTAGTTGttggtgattctttgattttgctGCCTGAGTTTGTGGAAGAAACTAAAGGAAGAGGACTAATATCTAGTTGGTGCCCTCAAGAGGAAGTGTTGAACCACTCCTTCATTGGAGGGTTCTTAACTCATTGTGGGTGGAATTCAATTACTGAAAGTGTTAGTGCAGGAGTGCCCATGCTTTGTTGGCCCTTCTTTGGGGATCAACAAACAAACTGCAAGTATGTTTGCAATGAATGGGGCATTGGCATGGAGATTTGTAATGGTGCCAAGAGTGGGGAAGTAGAAAAGATTGTGAGGGAGTTCATGgatgaaaagaagaataaggaaatgaagaaaaaggtcATGGAGTGGAAAAAATTGGCAGAAGAGGCAACTGGTCCACATGGGTCTTCATCCATCAACTTAGACAAGTTGGTGAATGAAGTgcttttattaaatttatag
- the LOC132180266 gene encoding 7-deoxyloganetin glucosyltransferase-like, translating into MDSKTVKVDKAHAVCIPCPSQSHIKALLQFAKLLHSKGFHITFVNTEFNHRRFLKSRGPKSLDGLPDFQFKTIPDSLPPSNPNATQDADALCESIMENFLAPFSNILLKLNTAINASNNNPPVTCIIADGFMPFTHTAARELGIPIVMLFTVSACSLMAFMQVPSLREKGLIPLNDESYLTNEYQDTVLDWIPGMRDIQLRDLPTVIRTTDPNNPSFKMVSQTVEIAPKASGIVVHTFDALEQEVLDALSPMFPCVYAIGPQQLLLNHSHINDPLKSIGYSLWKEENECLNWLNSKAPNSVIYVNFGSITVMTQQLLVEIGWGLANSKFMFLWIIRPDSIVGDSAILPPEFVEEIKGSGLISSWCPQEEVLNHSSIGRFLTHCGWNSIIESICAGVPMICCPFYGDQPTNCKYACNEWGIGMEIDNGAKRGEVEKIVRELMEGNKGKKMKKKVMELKKLAEEATGPHGSSSINLDKLVNDVLLSKG; encoded by the exons ATGGATTCAAAGACGGTAAAAGTTGATAAGGCTCATGCAGTTTGTATTCCATGCCCAAGTCAAAGCCACATAAAGGCCTTGCTTCAATTTGCAAAGCTTCTCCACAGCAAAGGTTTTCACATAACCTTTGTCAACACAGAATTCAACCATCGACGTTTTCTGAAATCTAGAGGCCCCAAGTCCTTAGATGGCTTGCCTGACTTCCAATTCAAAACAATTCCAGACAGCCTTCCTCCATCGAATCCCAATGCTACCCAAGACGCTGATGCTCTTTGTGAATCCATTATGGAAAACTTCTTGGCTCCATTTTCAAACATCCTCCTCAAACTCAACACTGCAATTAATGCTTCAAACAATAATCCTCCAGTCACTTGCATTATTGCAGATGGTTTCATGCCATTCACCCACACTGCCGCTCGAGAGCTTGGAATCCCCATTGTAATGCTCTTCACCGTCTCTGCTTGCAGCTTAATGGCTTTTATGCAGGTTCCTTCTCTCAGGGAGAAAGGCCTCATACCCCTTAACG ATGAGAGTTATCTGACAAATGAGTACCAAGACACAGTTCTAGACTGGATTCCAGGTATGAGAGATATTCAATTGAGAGATCTCCCAACTGTTATTCGTACTACAGATCCAAATAACCCTTCCTTCAAAATGGTTAGTCAAACAGTAGAGATAGCTCCCAAAGCTTCAGGAATCGTTGTTCACACATTTGACGCGTTAGAGCAGGAAGTTTTGGATGCTCTCTCCCCAATGTTTCCTTGTGTATATGCCATTGGCCCTCAGCAACTACTACTTAATCACTCACACATTAATGACCCTCTAAAATCAATTGGGTATAGTTTgtggaaagaagaaaatgagtgCCTTAATTGGCTCAACTCTAAGGCACCAAACTCAGTGATCTATGTGAACTTTGGTAGCATAACTGTCATGACACAACAGCTGTTAGTTGAGATTGGTTGGGGACTTGCAAATAGCAAGTTCATGTTTTTATGGATAATTAGGCCTGATTCAATTGTTGGTGATTCAGCGATTTTGCCACCTGAGTTCGTGGAAGAAATTAAAGGAAGCGGACTAATATCTAGTTGGTGCCCTCAAGAGGAAGTGCTTAACCACTCCTCCATTGGACGGTTCTTAACTCACTGCGGGTGGAATTCAATTATTGAAAGCATTTGTGCAGGAGTGCCTATGATTTGTTGTCCATTCTATGGGGATCAGCCAACAAATTGCAAGTATGCTTGCAATGAATGGGGCATTGGCATGGAGATTGATAATGGTGCCAAGAGAGGGGAAGTggagaagattgtgagagagttGATGGAGGGCAACAAGggtaagaaaatgaagaaaaaggtcATGGAGTTAAAAAAATTAGCCGAAGAGGCCACTGGTCCACATGGGTCTTCATCCATCAACTTAGACAAGTTGGTGAATGATGTTCTTTTGTCAAAAGGATAG
- the LOC132181500 gene encoding 7-deoxyloganetin glucosyltransferase-like, whose protein sequence is MDSKIAEAVKAHAVCIPFPIQSHIKAMLKFAKLLHGKGFHITFVNTEFNHQRFLKSGGPNALDGLPDFQFKTISDSLPPSDPNASQDTEALCESVMQNFSAPFSDILLKLNSTATSSNNPPATCIISDGAMPFTQTVAQKLGIPIVMLFTIPACSLMGFIQPGLTTNLNDHAVKLTVEALERAPKASGIVVHTFDALEQEVLDALSPMFPCVYAIGPQQLLLNHLPKDPLKSTGYSLWKEETECLNWLNSKAPNSVIYVNFGSITVLTPQQLVEIGWGLANSKFAFLWIIRNDLVVGESAILPHEFVEETKERGLITSWCPQEEVLNHSSIGGFLTHCGWNSIIESVCVGVPMICCPFYGDQQTNCKYACNEWGIGIEIDNGANRGEVEKIVRELMEGNKGKRMKKKAMEWKKLAEEATGPHGSSSINLDKLVNDVLLSKG, encoded by the coding sequence atggATTCAAAGATAGCAGAAGCTGTTAAGGCTCATGCAGTTTGTATTCCATTCCCAATACAAAGCCACATAAAGGCCATGCTCAAATTTGCAAAGCTTCTACACGGCAAAGGTTTTCACATAACCTTTGTGAACACAGAGTTCAACCATCAGCGTTTTCTGAAATCCGGAGGTCCCAACGCCTTAGATGGGTTGCCTGACTTCCAATTCAAAACTATTTCAGACAGCCTTCCTCCATCGGATCCCAACGCTAGCCAAGACACTGAAGCTCTTTGCGAATCCGTCATGCAAAACTTCTCGGCTCCATTTTCAGACATCCTCCTCAAACTCAACAGTACTGCAACTTCTTCAAACAATCCTCCAGCCACGTGCATCATCTCAGATGGTGCCATGCCATTCACTCAAACTGTCGCTCAAAAGCTTGGAATCCCTATTGTAATGCTCTTCACGATCCCTGCTTGCAGTTTAATGGGTTTTATACAGCCTGGTCTTACTACAAATCTAAATGATCATGCCGTCAAATTGACTGTTGAAGCTCTAGAGAGAGCTCCTAAAGCTTCAGGGATTGTTGTTCACACATTTGACGCGTTAGAGCAGGAGGTTTTGGATGCTCTCTCCCCTATGTTTCCTTGTGTATATGCCATTGGCCCTCAGCAATTACTACTTAATCACTTACCCAAAGATCCTCTGAAATCAACTGGGTATAGCTTGTGGAAAGAAGAGACGGAGTGCCTTAATTGGCTTAATTCTAAAGCACCTAACTCAGTAATTTATGTGAACTTTGGAAGTATCACTGTCTTAACACCACAGCAGCTGGTTGAGATTGGTTGGGGACTTGCAAATAGCAAGTTCGCGTTTTTGTGGATAATTAGGAATGATTTAGTTGTTGGTGAATCAGCGATTTTGCCACATGAGTTCGTGGAAGAAACTAAAGAAAGAGGACTAATAACAAGTTGGTGCCCTCAAGAGGAAGTGCTTAACCACTCCTCTATTGGAGGGTTCTTAACTCATTGCGGGTGGAATTCGATTATTGAAAGCGTTTGTGTAGGAGTACCCATGATTTGTTGTCCATTTTATGGGGATCAGCAAACAAACTGTAAGTATGCTTGCAATGAATGGGGCATTGGCATTGAGATTGATAATGGTGCCAATAGAGGGGAAGTggagaagattgtgagagagttGATGGAGGGAAACAAGGGTaagagaatgaagaaaaaggCCATGGAGTGGAAAAAATTGGCCGAAGAGGCCACTGGTCCACATGGGTCTTCATCCATCAACTTAGACAAGTTGGTGAATGATGTTCTTTTATCAAAAGGATAG
- the LOC132183036 gene encoding 7-deoxyloganetin glucosyltransferase-like, whose amino-acid sequence MDSKIAEADKAHAVCIPFPMQSHIKAMLKFAKLLHAKGFHITFVNTEFNHQRFLKSGGPNALDGLPDFQFKTISDSLPPSDPNATQDRDALCETVLQNFSVPFSDILLKLKSTATSSNNPPVTCIISDGAMPFTQPVAQKLGIPIVMLFTISACCIESFMHLPRLSEEGFTPLKDENYLRDLPDSSITSDPNNPVFKLTVEVVERAPKTSGIVIHTFDALEQEVLDALSPMFPCVYAIGPQQLLLNHLPKDPLKSTGYSMWKEETECLNWLNSKAPNSVIYVNFGSVTVLTPQQLVEIGWGLANSKFEFLWIIRHDLVVGESPILPPEFVEETKERGLITSWCPQEEVLKHSSIGGFLTHCGWNSIIESICAGVPMICCPFHGDQPINCKYACNEWGIGIEIDNGAKRGEVEKIVRELMEGNKGKKMKKKAMEWKKLAEEATGPHGSSSINFDKLVNDVLLSKG is encoded by the exons ATGGATTCAAAGATAGCAGAAGCTGATAAGGCTCATGCAGTTTGTATTCCATTCCCAATGCAAAGCCACATAAAGGCCATGCTCAAATTTGCAAAGCTTCTCCACGCCAAAGGTTTTCACATAACCTTTGTGAACACAGAGTTCAATCATCAACGTTTTCTGAAATCTGGAGGTCCCAACGCCTTAGATGGGTTGCCTGACTTCCAATTCAAAACTATTTCAGACAGCCTACCTCCATCGGATCCCAACGCTACCCAAGACCGTGATGCTCTTTGCGAGACCGTTTTGCAAAACTTCTCGGTTCCATTTTCAGACatcctcctcaaactcaaaagTACTGCAACTTCTTCAAACAATCCTCCAGTCACTTGCATCATCTCAGATGGTGCCATGCCATTCACTCAACCTGTTGCTCAAAAGCTTGGGATCCCTATTGTAATGCTCTTCACGATCTCAGCTTGCTGTATAGAGAGTTTTATGCATCTTCCTCGTCTTAGTGAAGAAGGCTTCACACCCCTTAAAG aTGAGAATTATTTGAGAGATCTCCCAGATTCTTCTATTACATCAGATCCAAATAATCCTGTCTTCAAATTGACCGTTGAAGTAGTAGAGAGAGCTCCTAAAACTTCTGGAATCGTTATTCACACATTTGACGCATTAGAGCAGGAGGTTTTGGATGCTCTCTCCCCCATGTTTCCTTGTGTATATGCCATTGGCCCTCAGCAACTACTACTTAATCACTTACCCAAAGACCCTCTGAAATCAACTGGGTATAGCATGTGGAAAGAAGAGACTGAGTGCCTTAATTGGCTTAACTCTAAGGCACCCAACTCAGTAATTTATGTGAACTTTGGAAGTGTCACTGTCTTGACACCACAGCAGTTGGTTGAGATTGGTTGGGGACTAGCAAATAGCAAGTTCGAGTTTTTGTGGATAATTAGGCATGATTTAGTTGTCGGTGAATCACCGATTTTGCCACCTGAGTTTGTGGAAGAAACTAAAGAAAGAGGACTAATAACAAGTTGGTGCCCTCAAGAGGAAGTGCTTAAACACTCCTCCATTGGAGGGTTCTTAACTCACTGCGGGTGGAATTCGATTATTGAAAGCATTTGTGCAGGAGTGCCCATGATTTGTTGCCCATTCCATGGGGATCAGCCCATAAACTGTAAGTATGCTTGCAATGAATGGGGCATTGGCATTGAGATTGATAATGGGGCCAAGAGAGGGGAAGTggagaagattgtgagagagttGATGGAGGGAAACAAAggcaagaaaatgaagaaaaaggccATGGAGTGGAAAAAATTGGCCGAAGAGGCCACTGGTCCACATGGGTCTTCATCCATCAACTTCGACAAGTTGGTGAATGATGTTCTTTTATCAAAAGGATAG
- the LOC132182376 gene encoding 7-deoxyloganetin glucosyltransferase-like, with translation MDSKIVKGEKAHAVCIPIPRQSHIKAMLKFAKLLHGKGFHITFVNTEFNHQRFLKSGGPNSLDELPDFQFKTISDSLPPSDTQDVDAVCESVMQNFLAPFSDILLKLNSIATSSNNPPVTCIISDGFMPFTQTVAQKLGIPIVMLFTIAACSLMGVMQFPRLREKGFTPLKDESYLTNGFLDTVIDWIPGMRDIQLRDLPNTFITTNPNDPAFKLTVEAVEIAPKASGIIVHTFDVLEQEVLAALSHLFPCIYVIGPMQLLLNHLPKDPLKSSGYSLWKEETECLNWLNSKAPNSVIYVNFGSITVMTSQQLTEIGWGLANSKFTFLWIIRPDSVVGESAILPPEFVEETKGRGLITSWCPQEEVLNHSSIGGFLTHCGWNSIIESVCAGVPMICCPFYGDQQTNCKYACNEWGIGIEIDNGAKRGEVEKIVRELMEGNKGKKMKKKAMEWKKLAEEATGPHGSSSINLDKLVNDVLLSKG, from the exons atggATTCAAAGATAGTAAAAGGTGAAAAGGCTCATGCAGTTTGTATTCCAATCCCACGTCAAAGCCACATAAAGGCCATGCTCAAATTTGCAAAGCTTCTCCATGGCAAAGGTTTTCACATAACCTTTGTCAACACTGAGTTCAACCATCAACGTTTTCTGAAATCCGGAGGTCCCAACTCCTTGGATGAGTTGCCTGACTTCCAATTCAAAACTATTTCAGACAGCCTTCCTCCATCGGATACCCAAGATGTTGATGCTGTTTGCGAATCCGTTATGCAAAACTTCTTGGCTCCATTTTCAGATATCCTCCTCAAACTCAACAGTATTGCAACTTCTTCAAACAATCCTCCAGTCACTTGCATCATCTCAGATGGTTTCATGCCATTCACTCAAACTGTTGCTCAAAAGCTTGGAATCCCTATTGTGATGCTCTTCACGATCGCTGCTTGCAGTTTAATGGGTGTTATGCAGTTTCCTCGTCTTAGGGAAAAAGGCTTCACACCCCTTAAAG ATGAGAGTTATTTAACAAATGGATTTTTAGACACAGTTATAGACTGGATTCCAGGTATGAGAGATATTCAATTGAGGGATCTCCCAAATACTTTTATTACTACAAATCCAAATGATCCTGCCTTCAAACTGACCGTTGAAGCAGTAGAGATAGCTCCTAAAGCTTCAGGAATCATTGTTCACACATTTGACGTGTTAGAGCAAGAGGTTTTGGCTGCTCTCTCCCACTTGTTTCCTTGCATATATGTCATTGGCCCTATGCAACTACTACTTAATCACTTACCCAAAGATCCTCTTAAATCAAGTGGGTATAGCTTGTGGAAAGAAGAGACTGAGTGCCTTAATTGGCTTAACTCTAAGGCACCCAACTCAGTGATTTATGTGAACTTTGGAAGCATCACTGTCATGACATCACAGCAGTTGACCGAGATTGGTTGGGGACTTGCAAATAGCAAGTTCACGTTTTTGTGGATAATTAGGCCCGATTCAGTTGTTGGAGAATCAGCGATTTTGCCACCTGAATTCGTGGAAGAAACTAAAGGAAGAGGACTAATAACAAGTTGGTGCCCTCAAGAGGAAGTGCTTAACCACTCATCCATTGGAGGGTTCTTAACTCACTGCGGGTGGAATTCGATTATTGAAAGCGTTTGTGCAGGAGTGCCCATGATTTGTTGTCCATTCTATGGGGATCAGCAAACAAACTGTAAGTATGCTTGCAATGAATGGGGCATTGGCATTGAGATTGATAATGGTGCCAAGAGAGGGGAAGTggagaagattgtgagagagttGATGGAGGGAAACAAAggcaagaaaatgaagaaaaaggccATGGAGTGGAAAAAATTGGCCGAAGAGGCCACTGGTCCACATGGGTCTTCATCCATCAACTTAGACAAGTTGGTGAATGATGTTCTTTTATCAAAAGGATAG